In Daphnia pulicaria isolate SC F1-1A chromosome 5, SC_F0-13Bv2, whole genome shotgun sequence, a single genomic region encodes these proteins:
- the LOC124340944 gene encoding sodium-independent sulfate anion transporter-like produces the protein MPNLNDSTKSIDYRDQQQDGKCAEPLMKGHSKDNVAVERTSLTTPSNEDSFLPNYENQSKEITNSGKKKKSRIRRIKDLCNVDLLRRRLPIVGWLPNYNLNYSVFDLIAGVTVGLTIIPQSIAYAGVAGLPFEYGLYSSFMGLFAYTVFGSVKESSMGPTAVMALMTFNYANEGGPAYACLLSFLAGLIELVAGLLNLGFMVDFISAPVISGFCSAAALTVASTQVKGLFGLKFSGSSFVEIWTGFFTNLSKINPWDAGLGLSSIVILLFMRKLTAMKNLRPFKKITCLRNRFVDGGLWFISTSRNAFAVIGGCVAAYVLQVNGLSPFTLTGNIKAGLPSFELPPFSINKTDLDGNSTVLLSFPEICSELGAAIGLIPLIAILEQVAIAKAFAFGKRTDATQEMIALGMGNIFGSFFGAMPITSSFGRSSVQNASGVKTPLSNVYAGTLVLLALGFMMPSLAYIPKAILAAVIITSVIFMVELEELKPIWKSRRVELVPLGVTFFCCLFVNMEYGILIGAGVHLFLLAYMAGGRPHLELIRQPQGSKRTEERVIVKADTNLYFPGVEKFRQVLNEATDGETCVLVDLSHVTEIDYTALKMLKSVASDYHKRGLMVLHFTNASSKVAKSISSALHSADIDFLIPNKINNTFEQSGQITDEV, from the exons ATGCCGAATCTGAATGATTCAACAAAGTCCATCGATTATCGGGATCAGCAACAGGACGGAAAATGTGCAGAACCCTTGATGAAAGGGCATTCAAAAG ataATGTAGCAGTAGAGAGAACGTCCTTGACAACCCCCTCGAACGAAGATTCTTTTCTACCAAACTacgaaaatcaatcaaaagaaattactaactcgggaaagaaaaagaaatccagaattagaagaataaaagacttGTGTAATGTAGATCTGCTTCGTCGTCGCTTGCCGATCGTGGGATGGCTGCCAAATTATAACTTGAATTATTCCGTCTTTGATCTTATCGCCGGGGTCACCGTCGGACTTACCATCATTCCTCAGTCGATCGCTTATGCTGGCGTCGCGGGACTTCCTTTCGAG TATGGTCTCTATTCCTCATTTATGGGGTTGTTTGCGTACACCGTTTTTGGATCGGTTAAAGAATCCTCGATGGGTCCGACAGCCGTCATGGCTTTAATGACCTTCAATTATGCCAACGAAGGGGGCCCTGCTTATGCTTGCCTTTTGTCTTTTCTGGCTGGACTTATTGAGCTTGTCGCCGGACTGCTTAACCTCG GATTTATGGTCGATTTCATTTCGGCGCCAGTCATTTCTGGTTTCTGTTCGGCAGCCGCTTTGACCGTCGCCTCGACCCAAGTAAAAGGGCTCTTTGGACTGAAGTTCAGTGGGTCTTCCTTCGTTGAAATCTGGACGGGTTTCTTTACAAACCTGTCTAAAATTAATCCGTGGGATGCTGGGCTAGGCCTTTCCTCCATCGTCATCCTGCTTTTTATGCGG AAACTGACTGCGATGAAAAACCTTCGACCTTTTAAGAAAATTACATGTCTCCGTAACCGGTTCGTTGATGGTGGCTTGTGGTTCATTTCAACTAGTCGAAATGCCTTTGCTGTCATTGGCGGCTGCGTTGCTGCATACGTCTTGCAAGTCAACGGCCTATCTCCTTTTACCTTAACAG GTAACATCAAAGCCGGTCTACCTTCATTTGAATTGCCTCCGTTTTCAATCAATAAGACAGATTTAGACGGGAATAGCACTGTTTTGTTAAGTTTCCCAGAGATATGTTCAGAACTGGGTGCAGCCATCGGTTTAATTCCCCTTATTGCCATATTAGAACAAGTTGCTATAGCCAAAGCGTTCG CTTTCGGCAAACGAACGGATGCCACTCAGGAAATGATCGCTCTCGGTATGGGAAATAtctttggttcttttttcggCGCGATGCCCATCACTTCGTCATTTGGAAGGAGCTCCGTTCAAAATGCCAGCGGAGTTAAAACGCCGCTGTCCAACGTTTACGCAG GCACTTTGGTTCTGTTGGCTTTGGGCTTTATGATGCCTAGTCTAGCTTATATTCCGAAAGCGATCCTTGCCGCTGTAATCATAACGTCAGTCATTTTTATGGTGGAATTAGAGGAACTTAAACCCATTTGGAAAAGCAGAA GAGTGGAACTTGTTCCCTTAGGTGTGACATTCTTTTGCTGCCTCTTTGTTAATATGGAGTACGGGATTTTGATTGGGGCTGGAgtacatttgtttttgttggccTACATGGCGGGAGGCCGTCCTCATCTGGAGTTGATACGGCAACCC CAGGGTAGTAAGAGAACCGAAGAGAGAGTCATCGTTAAAGCTGATACAAACCTGTACTTCCCTGGAGTAGAAAAATTCCGACAAGTTCTTAACGAAGCCACTGATGGAGAGACATGCGTCTTGGTCGATCTATCGCACGTAACAGAAATCGACTACACTGCGCTAAAA ATGCTTAAATCCGTGGCGTCAGATTACCATAAAAGAGGCTTAATGGTTCTGCATTTCACCAATGCTTCTTCAAAAGTAGCCAAATCGATTTCATCTGCCTTACATTCTGCCGATATCGATTTCCTAATACCCAATAAG ATAAACAACACATTCGAACAAAGTGGACAAATAACGGATGAAGTCTAG
- the LOC124341083 gene encoding E3 ubiquitin-protein ligase rnf168-like — translation MAPSRRSVAANKSRATPKRNKVNESSKDESGNVSSSAEEKPFLLLEDVTCKICLNLMVKPVSLPCQHNLCYSCYLSCVEKSNLACPMCRKRISVWCRQAAKTNTIVNETMWEQIQVQFPELIEAHNVEGKDDKDIEDFFPTVPMHQFAEPGELLKEFEKEQERQTKEEEERRKEEEKASADLIAQLAIEQAERAKANEELERIRLADEALALELSGREDNIRKLRRSTIIQTPPSSRKRPRKTSSDAKSTPAAKKINKFFSSRSNENDEPSRSPSAFVPVTEHFQKKDVSMSEPRSSSCTSLESIDQEVSKRLHFRPINAAPLTPPKNSPGNSEIVKPQVVTAAKNLNQLYGLATLAEEKALDLPEDVNHNSTSDDSVKDGGVLAQELLEMEREWLRKKKEQEEADNELARKLQQELDEEANPGRALVNRSKGSRDEYQLRTKKLKNQPTIEDSFQRPSFRKSNPLP, via the exons ATGGCGCCTTCCCGCCGATCTGTTGCAGCTAACAAATCTCGTGCTACTCCAAAGCGTAATAAAGTCAATGAATCAAGTAAAGATGAATCCGGGAATGTTTCTTCGTCTGCGGAAGAGAAACCTTTTTTGTTACTGGAAGATGTCACgtgtaaaatttgtttaaatttgatGGTAAAACCAGTCAGTTTGCCATGCCAACACAATTTGTGCTATTCATGCTATCTA AGTTgtgttgaaaaatcaaatctgGCATGTCCCATGTGCAGGAAACGGATTAGTGTATGGTGTCGTCAAGCTGCCAAAACCAATACTATTGTAAACGAAACTATGTGGGAACAAATTCAGGTTCAATTTCCTGAACTTATTGAGGCACATAATGTTGAAGGCAAAGATGACAAGGATATTGAGGATT TTTTCCCCACTGTTCCCATGCATCAGTTTGCAGAGCCTGGTGAACTATTGAAAGAGTTTGAGAAGGAACAGGAGAggcaaacaaaagaagaagaagaaagaaggaaagaagaagagaaagcctCAGCCGATCTCATAGCACAGCTTGCCATAGAGCAG GCTGAACGTGCTAAGGCAAATGAGGAACTGGAGAGAATAAGATTAGCAGATGAGGCCTTAGCCCTTGAACTTTCTGGAAGGGAAGATAATATTCGCAAGTTACGGCGATCAACTATTATACAGACACCCCCGTCATCAAGAAAGCGACCAAGAAAAACTAGTTCCGATGCCAAGTCCACTCCAGCagccaaaaaaatcaacaagtttttttcta GTCGCTCTAATGAAAATGACGAGCCATCACGATCTCCATCTGCGTTTGTGCCTGTAACTGAACATTTCCAAAAAA AGGATGTTTCGATGAGTGAACCTCGGAGTTCTTCTTGCACTAGCTTGGAGAGCATAGACCAAGAAGTGAGCAAAAGATTACATTTTCGCCCGATAAATGCCGCTCCACTCACTCCGCCAAAAAATTCACCTGGCAACA gcGAAATTGTCAAGCCTCAAGTGGTTACTGCAGCCAAGAACTTGAACCAACTTTATGGTCTGGCCACTCTGGCGGAGGAAAAAG CTCTAGATTTACCCGAAGATGTTAATCATAATAGCACGTCTGATGATTCAGTCAAAGACGGTGGAGTGTTGGCTCAAGAACTCCTGGAAATGGAACGCGAGTGGCttcgaaagaagaaggaacaaGAGGAAGCCGACAATGAATTAGCACGGAAGCTACAACAAGAACTGGACGAAGAAGCCAATCCTGGAAGAGCCTTAGTCAACCGCAGCAAAGGCAGTAGAGACGAATACCAACTACGCACGAAGAAATTAAAGAATCAACCCACAATAGAAGATTCTTTCCAGCGGCCTTCATTTCGTAAGTCCAATCCGCTTCCTTGA
- the LOC124341330 gene encoding uncharacterized protein LOC124341330 isoform X1: MNFPQMILLAMAVVSCQLVNGHRERRAPQYFPYNPHNIANDIHNHITSLTYDINNRVSAAANAAIANSLASSTYALNGPTGIRYPSNGNTFIRPFYIPGGQGLYIISSGGNGISSSGVAVSGGNRFSSGGSAFASVGSSGGSVRPTSSSLRPTSFRPTSNPVRQQSSFRPSSVRPVSVAVGSPNRFAAAAAGPLPGGGVSASAGAISVSG; the protein is encoded by the exons atgaatttccctCAG ATGATTTTGCTGGCCATGGCCGTTGTCTCGTGTCAACTGGTCAATGGACACAGGGAACGTCGTGCTCCACAGTACTTCCCCTACAACCCTCATAACATAGCTAATGATATTCACAATCATATCACGAGTTTGACGTATGACATCAACAATCGAGTCTCTGCGGCCGCCAACGCCGCCATCGCCAATTCTCTTGCATCTTCCACTTACGCCTTGAACGGCCCAACGGGGATACGTTACCCATCTAATGGTAACACATTTATTCGTCCCTTCTACATACCCGGTGGACAAGGTCTCTACATCATCTCTTCAGGAGGAAATGGCATCAGCAGTTCCGGTGTCGCTGTCAGTGGAGGAAATCGTTTCAGCTCGGGAGGAAGTGCTTTTGCATCTGTCGGCTCATCTGGAGGATCGGTACGTCCCACATCGTCAAGTCTACGCCCCACTTCATTCCGACCCACATCAAATCCCGTGCGTCAACAATCCTCGTTCCGTCCGTCGTCAGTCCGTCCAGTTTCGGTTGCAGTCGGATCACCAAATCGGTTTGCTGCTGCCGCAGCCGGTCCACTACCTGGCGGCGGAGTTTCAGCCAGTGCAGGTGCTATCAGCGTTTCCGGTTAA
- the LOC124341330 gene encoding uncharacterized protein LOC124341330 isoform X2 — protein sequence MNFPQMILLAMAVVSCQLVNGHRERRAPQYFPYNPHNIANDIHNHITSLTYDINNRVSAAANAAIANSLASSTYALNGPTGIRYPSNGGNGISSSGVAVSGGNRFSSGGSAFASVGSSGGSVRPTSSSLRPTSFRPTSNPVRQQSSFRPSSVRPVSVAVGSPNRFAAAAAGPLPGGGVSASAGAISVSG from the exons atgaatttccctCAG ATGATTTTGCTGGCCATGGCCGTTGTCTCGTGTCAACTGGTCAATGGACACAGGGAACGTCGTGCTCCACAGTACTTCCCCTACAACCCTCATAACATAGCTAATGATATTCACAATCATATCACGAGTTTGACGTATGACATCAACAATCGAGTCTCTGCGGCCGCCAACGCCGCCATCGCCAATTCTCTTGCATCTTCCACTTACGCCTTGAACGGCCCAACGGGGATACGTTACCCATCTAATG GAGGAAATGGCATCAGCAGTTCCGGTGTCGCTGTCAGTGGAGGAAATCGTTTCAGCTCGGGAGGAAGTGCTTTTGCATCTGTCGGCTCATCTGGAGGATCGGTACGTCCCACATCGTCAAGTCTACGCCCCACTTCATTCCGACCCACATCAAATCCCGTGCGTCAACAATCCTCGTTCCGTCCGTCGTCAGTCCGTCCAGTTTCGGTTGCAGTCGGATCACCAAATCGGTTTGCTGCTGCCGCAGCCGGTCCACTACCTGGCGGCGGAGTTTCAGCCAGTGCAGGTGCTATCAGCGTTTCCGGTTAA
- the LOC124340896 gene encoding protein transport protein Sec23A-like isoform X1, giving the protein MGTFQEYIQQNEDRDGVRLSWNVWPSSRLEATRLVVNLACLYTPLKEKPDLPAITYDPVMCTRGNCKAILNPLCQVDYRGKLWMCNFCFQRNPFPPQYAGISEINQPAELHPQFSTIEYTLTRSQTLPPIFLLVVDTCIDEDELVTLKESLQMSLSLLPPNALIGLITYGKMVQVHELGCDGIAKSYVFRGTKDFSAKQVQDMLGLGKGGGAAGGGNVPPGQMGQPGMPGMPGQPGPGMPPGSVGPMGGPMGTRGPGGQSVLPPSRFLQPVHKCDMYLTDLLGELQRDPWPVSQGKRPLRSTGSALSIAVGLLECTFPNTGARVMLFAGGACSQGPGMVLNDDLKQPIRSHHDIDKDNAKFMKKATKHYEALASRACTNGHAIDIYACALDQTGLLEMKSCCNTTGGHLVMGDSFGSSLFKQTFQRVFAKDARNEYKMAFNALMEVKTSRELKVCGTIGPCISMNVKGPNVSETELGIGGTSQWKFCALGTNTTPAVFFEVVNQHGAPIPQGGRGHIQFITQYQHSSGQKRVRVTTIARNWADAAANLSHITAGFDQEAAAVLMARLAAFRADSDEGPDVLRWLDRMLIRLCQKFGVYSKDDPNSFVIGENFSLYPQFMFHLRRSQFLQVFNNSPDETTFYRHMLNREDLTQALIMVQPILYSYSFHGPPEPVLLDTSSIMPDRILLMDTFFQIVIYHGETIAQWRALGYQNAPEYENFKQLLQAPIDDAQDILQSRFPMPRYIDTEHGGSQARFLLSKVNPSQTHNNMFTYGGGSAPNNSDGGAPVLTDDVSLQVFMEHLKKLAVSSTA; this is encoded by the exons ATGGGGACGTTTCAAGAATATATTCAACAGAATGAAGATAGGGATGGCGTACGATTGTCATGGAATGTATGGCCATCAAGCAGATTGGAGGCCACAAGGCTTGTTGTGAATCTAGCATGTTTGTATACTCCGCTGAAAGAAAAACCTG ACTTGCCTGCTATTACTTACGATCCAGTTATGTGCACACGAGGAAACTGTAAAGCCATCTTAAATCCTCTTTGCCAGGTTGATTACAGAGGGAAATTGTGGATGTGTAACTTTTGCTTTCAAAGAAATCCA TTTCCGCCTCAGTATGCTGGAATTTCTGAGATCAATCAGCCAGCAGAATTGCATCCACAGTTTTCCACTATAGAGTATACACTAACG agATCCCAAACTTTACCACCCATATTCCTCTTGGTGGTTGATACGTGTATAGATGAAGATGAGCTAGTAACACTAAAAGAGTCCTTACAAATGTCTCTGTCTCTATTGCCACCTAATGCGTTGATTGGATTAATTACCTATGGAAAAATGGTTCAG GTTCACGAACTGGGCTGTGATGGAATTGCCAAGTCCTATGTTTTCCGTGGCACTAAGGATTTTTCTGCTAAGCAAGTACAGGACATGCTTGGACTTGGAAAGGGTGGTGGTGCAGCTGGTGGTGGTAATGTTCCACCTGGCCAAATGGGCCAACCTGGAATGCCCGGAATGCCTGGTCAACCGGGACCTGGAATGCCTCCTGGATCAGTCGGCCCCATGGGTGGACCAATGGGTACCCGAGGACCTGGCGGACAATCTGTCCTTCCGCCCAGCCGTTTCTTGCAACCG GTGCACAAATGCGACATGTATTTGACTGATCTTCTCGGAGAGCTTCAGCGTGACCCTTGGCCGGTTTCTCAAGGCAAGCGTCCTCTGCGTTCAACTGGTTCAGCTCTTTCGATTGCTGTCGGTCTGCTCGAGTGCACTTTTCCCAATACCGGAGCTCGTGTAATGCTTTTTGCTGGAGGTGCCTGTTCTCAGGGACCCGGCATGGTTCTCAATGACGACCTTAAGCAACCCATTCGATCTCATCACGATATCGATAAGGATAACGCAAAATTCATGAAGAAGGCCACCAAACACTACGAGGCGTTGGCCAGCCGTGCCTGCACAAACGGCCATGCGATTGACATCTATGCTTGTGCACTTGATCAAACTGGATTATTGGAGATGAAATCATGCTGTAATACGACAGGCGGTCATTTGGTGATGGGAGATTCCTTTGGCTCATCGCTCTTTAAGCAAACGTTCCAGCGTGTTTTTGCCAAAGACGCCCGCAACGAGTACAAGATGGCCTTTAACGCCCTGATGGAAGTGAAAACGTCACGTGAGCTCAAAGTTTGTGGTACCATTGGACCTTGCATCTCGATGAATGTTAAAGGACCCAACGTATCTGAAACTGAACTCGGCATTGGCGGCACGTCACAATGGAAGTTTTGCGCTTTAGGAACCAATACAACACCTGCTGTGTTCTTTGAGGTGGTCAATCAG cACGGCGCGCCTATACCACAGGGGGGTCGAGGGCATATTCAGTTTATTACGCAGTATCAGCATTCAAGCGGTCAAAAGCGCGTTCGAGTAACAACGATTGCTCGTAACTGGGCGGATGCCGCTGCCAATTTGTCTCACATAACGGCCGGTTTCGACCAGGAAGCGGCTGCCGTTCTCATGGCTCGCCTGGCTGCCTTCCGCGCAGACTCTGATGAAGGACCTGATGTCCTTCGTTGGCTCGATCGCATGCTTATTCGCTTG TGTCAGAAATTCGGCGTATATTCGAAAGACGACCCCAACAGTTTCGTCATTGGCGAGAACTTTTCTCTATATCCCCAGTTTATGTTCCATCTTCGTCGATCGCAATTCCTGCAAGTGTTCAACAACAGCCCAGATGAAACAACCTTTTACAG GCACATGCTCAATCGTGAAGATTTGACGCAAGCCCTCATCATGGTACAGCCTATCCTGTACAGCTACAGTTTCCACGGACCACCCGAGCCAGTCTTGTTGGATACGTCGTCAATCATGCCCGATCGCATCTTGTTGATGGatacattttttcagattgtcATATATCACGGGGAG actATCGCCCAATGGCGGGCGTTGGGTTATCAGAATGCGCCCGAATACGAGAACTTTAAGCAGCTACTGCAGGCGCCGATTGACGACGCACAGGATATTTTGCAATCGCGATTCCCTATGCCGCGTTACATTGACACAGAGCATGGTGGCTCGCAAGCTCGTTTCCTCCTCTCCAAGGTCAATCCGTCGCAGACTCACAATAATATGTTCACATACGGCGGCGGG TCGGCGCCCAATAATTCG GATGGTGGAGCGCCAGTGTTGACAGATGACGTCAGTTTGCAGGTCTTCATGGAACATCTGAAGAAATTGGCCGTTTCGTCGACCGCTTAG
- the LOC124340896 gene encoding protein transport protein Sec23A-like isoform X2, whose product MGTFQEYIQQNEDRDGVRLSWNVWPSSRLEATRLVVNLACLYTPLKEKPDLPAITYDPVMCTRGNCKAILNPLCQVDYRGKLWMCNFCFQRNPFPPQYAGISEINQPAELHPQFSTIEYTLTRSQTLPPIFLLVVDTCIDEDELVTLKESLQMSLSLLPPNALIGLITYGKMVQVHELGCDGIAKSYVFRGTKDFSAKQVQDMLGLGKGGGAAGGGNVPPGQMGQPGMPGMPGQPGPGMPPGSVGPMGGPMGTRGPGGQSVLPPSRFLQPVHKCDMYLTDLLGELQRDPWPVSQGKRPLRSTGSALSIAVGLLECTFPNTGARVMLFAGGACSQGPGMVLNDDLKQPIRSHHDIDKDNAKFMKKATKHYEALASRACTNGHAIDIYACALDQTGLLEMKSCCNTTGGHLVMGDSFGSSLFKQTFQRVFAKDARNEYKMAFNALMEVKTSRELKVCGTIGPCISMNVKGPNVSETELGIGGTSQWKFCALGTNTTPAVFFEVVNQHGAPIPQGGRGHIQFITQYQHSSGQKRVRVTTIARNWADAAANLSHITAGFDQEAAAVLMARLAAFRADSDEGPDVLRWLDRMLIRLCQKFGVYSKDDPNSFVIGENFSLYPQFMFHLRRSQFLQVFNNSPDETTFYRHMLNREDLTQALIMVQPILYSYSFHGPPEPVLLDTSSIMPDRILLMDTFFQIVIYHGETIAQWRALGYQNAPEYENFKQLLQAPIDDAQDILQSRFPMPRYIDTEHGGSQARFLLSKVNPSQTHNNMFTYGGGDGGAPVLTDDVSLQVFMEHLKKLAVSSTA is encoded by the exons ATGGGGACGTTTCAAGAATATATTCAACAGAATGAAGATAGGGATGGCGTACGATTGTCATGGAATGTATGGCCATCAAGCAGATTGGAGGCCACAAGGCTTGTTGTGAATCTAGCATGTTTGTATACTCCGCTGAAAGAAAAACCTG ACTTGCCTGCTATTACTTACGATCCAGTTATGTGCACACGAGGAAACTGTAAAGCCATCTTAAATCCTCTTTGCCAGGTTGATTACAGAGGGAAATTGTGGATGTGTAACTTTTGCTTTCAAAGAAATCCA TTTCCGCCTCAGTATGCTGGAATTTCTGAGATCAATCAGCCAGCAGAATTGCATCCACAGTTTTCCACTATAGAGTATACACTAACG agATCCCAAACTTTACCACCCATATTCCTCTTGGTGGTTGATACGTGTATAGATGAAGATGAGCTAGTAACACTAAAAGAGTCCTTACAAATGTCTCTGTCTCTATTGCCACCTAATGCGTTGATTGGATTAATTACCTATGGAAAAATGGTTCAG GTTCACGAACTGGGCTGTGATGGAATTGCCAAGTCCTATGTTTTCCGTGGCACTAAGGATTTTTCTGCTAAGCAAGTACAGGACATGCTTGGACTTGGAAAGGGTGGTGGTGCAGCTGGTGGTGGTAATGTTCCACCTGGCCAAATGGGCCAACCTGGAATGCCCGGAATGCCTGGTCAACCGGGACCTGGAATGCCTCCTGGATCAGTCGGCCCCATGGGTGGACCAATGGGTACCCGAGGACCTGGCGGACAATCTGTCCTTCCGCCCAGCCGTTTCTTGCAACCG GTGCACAAATGCGACATGTATTTGACTGATCTTCTCGGAGAGCTTCAGCGTGACCCTTGGCCGGTTTCTCAAGGCAAGCGTCCTCTGCGTTCAACTGGTTCAGCTCTTTCGATTGCTGTCGGTCTGCTCGAGTGCACTTTTCCCAATACCGGAGCTCGTGTAATGCTTTTTGCTGGAGGTGCCTGTTCTCAGGGACCCGGCATGGTTCTCAATGACGACCTTAAGCAACCCATTCGATCTCATCACGATATCGATAAGGATAACGCAAAATTCATGAAGAAGGCCACCAAACACTACGAGGCGTTGGCCAGCCGTGCCTGCACAAACGGCCATGCGATTGACATCTATGCTTGTGCACTTGATCAAACTGGATTATTGGAGATGAAATCATGCTGTAATACGACAGGCGGTCATTTGGTGATGGGAGATTCCTTTGGCTCATCGCTCTTTAAGCAAACGTTCCAGCGTGTTTTTGCCAAAGACGCCCGCAACGAGTACAAGATGGCCTTTAACGCCCTGATGGAAGTGAAAACGTCACGTGAGCTCAAAGTTTGTGGTACCATTGGACCTTGCATCTCGATGAATGTTAAAGGACCCAACGTATCTGAAACTGAACTCGGCATTGGCGGCACGTCACAATGGAAGTTTTGCGCTTTAGGAACCAATACAACACCTGCTGTGTTCTTTGAGGTGGTCAATCAG cACGGCGCGCCTATACCACAGGGGGGTCGAGGGCATATTCAGTTTATTACGCAGTATCAGCATTCAAGCGGTCAAAAGCGCGTTCGAGTAACAACGATTGCTCGTAACTGGGCGGATGCCGCTGCCAATTTGTCTCACATAACGGCCGGTTTCGACCAGGAAGCGGCTGCCGTTCTCATGGCTCGCCTGGCTGCCTTCCGCGCAGACTCTGATGAAGGACCTGATGTCCTTCGTTGGCTCGATCGCATGCTTATTCGCTTG TGTCAGAAATTCGGCGTATATTCGAAAGACGACCCCAACAGTTTCGTCATTGGCGAGAACTTTTCTCTATATCCCCAGTTTATGTTCCATCTTCGTCGATCGCAATTCCTGCAAGTGTTCAACAACAGCCCAGATGAAACAACCTTTTACAG GCACATGCTCAATCGTGAAGATTTGACGCAAGCCCTCATCATGGTACAGCCTATCCTGTACAGCTACAGTTTCCACGGACCACCCGAGCCAGTCTTGTTGGATACGTCGTCAATCATGCCCGATCGCATCTTGTTGATGGatacattttttcagattgtcATATATCACGGGGAG actATCGCCCAATGGCGGGCGTTGGGTTATCAGAATGCGCCCGAATACGAGAACTTTAAGCAGCTACTGCAGGCGCCGATTGACGACGCACAGGATATTTTGCAATCGCGATTCCCTATGCCGCGTTACATTGACACAGAGCATGGTGGCTCGCAAGCTCGTTTCCTCCTCTCCAAGGTCAATCCGTCGCAGACTCACAATAATATGTTCACATACGGCGGCGGG GATGGTGGAGCGCCAGTGTTGACAGATGACGTCAGTTTGCAGGTCTTCATGGAACATCTGAAGAAATTGGCCGTTTCGTCGACCGCTTAG
- the LOC124341344 gene encoding uncharacterized protein LOC124341344 isoform X1: MVWEYLTILLVTYQLKYARSLFGESSITVIQGNGQYQPYTYDGLYQYPNYAIADTQSPMKLVPENRFFWTWTSTTTSTTTCTVLANAPCRLKRFLIDNSEDNILEPSTVENRVEATQIAQIASRKSRETYSETAPDFQSYELQSTFSNPYFSSNYIPYFRQPILIANPRFFLRISTSTVFEVVTLRPACIPPSGFDRCY; the protein is encoded by the exons ATGGTATGGGAGTATCTTACTATCTTGTTGGTAACGTACCAACTAAAATATGCCAGGTCACTGTTTGGCGAAAGTAGTATCACTG TAATTCAAGGAAATGGCCAATACCAGCCGTACACATATGACGGTTTGTATCAATATCCAAATTACGCAATTGCTGACACGCAATCGCCCATGAAGTTAGTTCCGGAGAATCGATTCTTCTGGACCTGGACCTCGACCACAACATCGACCACAACTTGTACCGTTTTGGCTAATGCGCCCTGTCGCCTCAAAAGATTTCTCATCGACAATTCAGAAGACAACATCCTCGAGCCTTCTACAGTAGAAAA CAGAGTAGAAGCCACTCAGATTGCCCAGATTGCTTCCAGGAAATCACGTGAAACTTACTCTGAGACGGCACCTGATTTCCAGTCGTACGAACTCCAGTCCACGTTCAGCAATCCTTACTTCTCTTCGAATTACATTCCGTACTTTCGCCAGCCGATCCTTATCGCCAATCCCCGTTTTTTCCTCCGCATCTCGACTTCTACCGTCTTTGAGGTTGTCACTCTCAGGCCGGCATGTATTCCACCAAGCGGATTTGATCGTTGTTACTAA
- the LOC124341344 gene encoding uncharacterized protein LOC124341344 isoform X2: MEITKEKSGKINLFSSVFNQNNRFNVIQGNGQYQPYTYDGLYQYPNYAIADTQSPMKLVPENRFFWTWTSTTTSTTTCTVLANAPCRLKRFLIDNSEDNILEPSTVENRVEATQIAQIASRKSRETYSETAPDFQSYELQSTFSNPYFSSNYIPYFRQPILIANPRFFLRISTSTVFEVVTLRPACIPPSGFDRCY, encoded by the exons ATGGAAATTACAAAGGAAAAATCGGGAAAAATAAACTTGTTCTCTTCAGTCTTCAACCAGAATAACAGGTTTAATG TAATTCAAGGAAATGGCCAATACCAGCCGTACACATATGACGGTTTGTATCAATATCCAAATTACGCAATTGCTGACACGCAATCGCCCATGAAGTTAGTTCCGGAGAATCGATTCTTCTGGACCTGGACCTCGACCACAACATCGACCACAACTTGTACCGTTTTGGCTAATGCGCCCTGTCGCCTCAAAAGATTTCTCATCGACAATTCAGAAGACAACATCCTCGAGCCTTCTACAGTAGAAAA CAGAGTAGAAGCCACTCAGATTGCCCAGATTGCTTCCAGGAAATCACGTGAAACTTACTCTGAGACGGCACCTGATTTCCAGTCGTACGAACTCCAGTCCACGTTCAGCAATCCTTACTTCTCTTCGAATTACATTCCGTACTTTCGCCAGCCGATCCTTATCGCCAATCCCCGTTTTTTCCTCCGCATCTCGACTTCTACCGTCTTTGAGGTTGTCACTCTCAGGCCGGCATGTATTCCACCAAGCGGATTTGATCGTTGTTACTAA